A part of Periplaneta americana isolate PAMFEO1 chromosome 17, P.americana_PAMFEO1_priV1, whole genome shotgun sequence genomic DNA contains:
- the LOC138693227 gene encoding zinc finger protein ZFP2-like isoform X2, with amino-acid sequence MMSYYSEEYVDQGHAVTSEVKVEDDPVSISSTVLKREPEERISLDEHVTGIKEEYVNQSPDPICGIKLEEVSIPILYPVVKREPEEEQSALVTVNEEQKVEITVEENKVFTERIAVTSERTVPSEFDIIALEENVTVCENINIVVSSEISVRTHDQKQLDFEANSTKIQRHRGKKLFKCDVCGKCFSNSSSQKRHECLHAVDKSFNCDVCGKCFSESSSLKRHERVHTGEKPFKCDTCGKCFSESSSQKRHERLHTGEKPFKCNVCGKCFSNSSSQKSHECLHAVHKSFNCDVCGKYFSQSSSLKRHERVHTGEKPFKCDICGKCFSESSSQKRHELLHTGEKPFKCNVCGKCFSDWSNLKVHDRWHTGEKPFKCGVCGKCFSQSRSLKGHERQHAGKKPFKCGVCGMYFSQSYSVKVHERLHTGEKPFKCDVCGIRFSHSGNLKNHERRHTDEKPFKCDVCGKRFSMSSNVKRHVRLHTGEKPFKCDVCGKRFSQFRSLKGHEHRHTGEKPLK; translated from the exons ATGATGTCCTATTACTCCGAGGAATATGTGGACCAGGGACATGCTGTCACATCTGAGGTGAAGGTTGAGGATGATCCGGTGTCAATTTCGTCCACTGTATTGAAacgtgaacctgag GAACGGATTTCCTTGGATGAGCATGTGACTGGTATAAAAGAGGAATATGTGAACCAGAGCCCTGATCCCATATGTGGAATAAAATTAGAGGAAGTTTCGATACCAATTTTGTACCCTGTCGTGAAacgtgaacctgag GAAGAGCAGAGTGCCTTGGTCACAGTGAATGAAGAGCAAAAGGTGGAAATAACGGTAGAGGAGAACAAAGTTTTCACCGAAAG AATTGCAGTTACCAGTGAAAGGACTGTACCATCTGAATTCGACATTATTGCACTTGAAGAGAACGTGACTGTGTGTGAGAATATCAACATTGTAGTTTCTTCGGAAATATCTGTGCGGACACACGATCAGAAGCAATTAGACTTCGAAGCGAATTCGACAAAAATCCAAAGGCACAGAGGCAAGAAACTTTTCaagtgcgatgtttgtggtaaatgtttctcAAATTCGAGTAGCCAAAAGAGACATGAATGTTTGCACGCAGTTGACAAATCTTTCaactgtgatgtttgtggtaaatgtttctcGGAGTCGAGTAGCCTAAAAAGACATGAACGTgtacacacaggcgagaagcctttcaaatgtgatactTGTGGTAAATGTTTCTCCGAGTCGAGTAGCCAAAAAAGACATGAACGactgcacacaggcgagaaacctttcaaatgtaatgtttgtggtaagtgtttctcaaaTTCGAGTAGCCAAAAGAGCCATGAATGTTTGCACGCAGTTCACAAATCTTTCaactgtgatgtttgtggtaaatatTTCTCGCAGTCGAGTAGCCTAAAAAGACATGAACGtgtacacacaggcgagaaacctttcaaatgtgacatttgtggtaaatgtttctcGGAGTCGAGTAGCCAAAAAAGGCATGAACTgctgcacacaggcgagaaacctttcaaatgtaatgtttgtggtaagtgtttctcggatTGGAGTAATCTGAAAGTTCATGATCGctggcacacaggcgagaaacctttcaaatgcggtGTTTGCGGTAAGTGTTTCTCGCAGTCTAGAAGCTTAAAAGGTCACGAACGCCAGCACGCAGgcaagaaacctttcaaatgcggtGTTTGTGGTATGTATTTCTCCCAGTCATATAGCGTAAAAGTCCATGAACGtctgcacacaggcgagaagccttTCAAGTGTGATGTGTGTGGTATACGTTTTTCGCATTCGGGTAATTTAAAAAACCATGAACGCCGGCACACAGACGaaaagcctttcaaatgcgatgtttgtggtaagcgTTTTTCAATGTCCAGTAACGTAAAAAGGCATGTACGTctacacacaggcgagaaacctttcaaatgcgatgtttgtggtaagcgATTCTCGCAGTTTAGGAGCCTAAAAGGCCATGAACaccggcacacaggcgagaaacctttgaAGTAA